From Rhodanobacteraceae bacterium, the proteins below share one genomic window:
- a CDS encoding 3'-to-5' oligoribonuclease (orn): MTACADDNLVWIDLEMTGLCPDTDSIIEIATVVTNRNLEILAEGPQFAIRHEEARLLAMDDWNRHQHGKSGLWQRVLESGVEHAQAEAETLAFLQQWVPPGKSPMCGNSICQDRRFLYRQMPALEKFFHYRNLDVSTLKELARRWAPAVYKGFSKDSAHTALSDIRDSIEELRYYRGHMGDLAGLADER, from the coding sequence ATGACCGCATGTGCTGACGACAACCTGGTCTGGATCGATCTCGAGATGACGGGCCTGTGCCCCGATACCGATTCGATCATCGAAATCGCCACCGTGGTCACCAACCGCAATCTCGAAATACTGGCCGAAGGCCCGCAATTCGCGATCCGTCACGAGGAAGCTCGCCTGCTGGCGATGGACGACTGGAATCGCCACCAGCACGGCAAATCGGGATTGTGGCAACGCGTGCTGGAATCGGGTGTCGAGCACGCGCAAGCCGAAGCCGAAACACTCGCATTCCTGCAGCAGTGGGTGCCGCCCGGCAAGTCACCGATGTGCGGCAACTCCATTTGCCAGGACCGCCGCTTCCTGTATCGCCAGATGCCGGCATTGGAGAAGTTCTTCCACTACCGCAACCTCGACGTGTCCACGCTGAAGGAACTCGCGCGCCGCTGGGCGCCCGCGGTGTACAAGGGCTTCAGCAAGGACTCCGCGCATACCGCGCTGTCGGACATCCGCGACTCGATCGAGGAGTTGCGCTACTACCGCGGGCACATGGGCGATCTGGCGGGGTTGGCCGACGAGCGGTAA
- a CDS encoding Aquaporin Z has translation MNLGKRCAAEFFGTFWLVMGGCGTAVLAAGVPQFGVGYAGVALAFGLTLLTMCYAIGHISGCHINPAVTCGLAAGGRFPVKEVIPYIVAQVIGGIVAGGVLFLSASGKPGFDASASGFASNGFGAHSPQGYAMGAAALCELVMTGFFVFIIMGATHKSAPVGFAGIAIGFSLTLIHLISIPVTNTSVNPARSTGVALFQHGWAVDQLWFFWVMPIIGGIIGGLIYRYLSSEQAARPDIVGDAA, from the coding sequence ATGAATCTTGGCAAGCGTTGTGCGGCCGAGTTCTTCGGCACGTTCTGGCTGGTGATGGGCGGTTGCGGCACCGCGGTGTTGGCGGCCGGCGTGCCGCAGTTCGGCGTGGGCTACGCGGGCGTGGCGCTGGCGTTCGGGCTGACGCTGTTGACGATGTGCTACGCGATCGGCCACATCTCGGGCTGCCACATCAATCCCGCAGTGACATGTGGACTCGCGGCCGGCGGCCGGTTTCCGGTGAAGGAAGTGATTCCGTACATCGTCGCGCAGGTGATCGGCGGCATCGTCGCCGGCGGCGTGCTGTTCCTGAGCGCGTCCGGCAAGCCGGGCTTCGATGCGAGCGCCAGCGGTTTCGCGTCCAACGGTTTCGGCGCGCATTCGCCGCAGGGTTACGCAATGGGTGCGGCCGCGTTGTGCGAACTGGTGATGACCGGCTTCTTCGTCTTCATCATCATGGGCGCGACGCACAAGAGCGCGCCAGTCGGCTTCGCGGGCATCGCGATCGGTTTTTCACTGACGCTGATCCACCTGATCAGCATTCCGGTCACCAACACGTCGGTGAACCCCGCGCGCTCGACCGGCGTGGCGCTGTTCCAGCACGGCTGGGCCGTCGACCAGCTGTGGTTCTTCTGGGTGATGCCGATCATCGGCGGCATCATCGGCGGGCTGATCTACCGCTACCTGAGCAGCGAACAGGCCGCGCGGCCCGACATCGTGGGTGACGCTGCCTGA
- a CDS encoding Exodeoxyribonuclease I — MPARTPYARAMPTPTMLWYDYETTGTDPVRDRPAQFAALRTDMALQPIGEPITLYCAPAPDVLPQPEACLITGITPQDAAREGIVEAEFAGRVHELLAEPGTCSAGYNSIRFDDEVNRNLFYRNFFDPYEHCWKNGNARWDIMDLARACYALRPDGIKWPLRDDGSPSFKLEHLAQENRLEQARAHDATSDAIATVALARLLRERQPRLYEWCFALRHKRTVIPQLANALVERRPLLHVSHKYAAQRGCLAMVVPIAEHPTREGSFIVADLDVDPDAWTALDPEDLTERMFTRRADLPEDIERPPLKEVHANRSPFLAPIETLREVDTRRIGLDPDRCLENLKRIRACDGLAERVRQAFALREPRRTDDEDPELMLYSGFASDVDRKRFGDVRATPPERLGVTGFHFGDPRYEELLFRYRARNWPASLDADERERWFAFVREKLTRELGGLTLAQYLATIARLRVETPPGPQQVLLDRLQAWGETVRSEFGFETPPLPQTASPFGGEAADGRAHSAG; from the coding sequence ATGCCCGCGCGCACGCCCTACGCTCGCGCGATGCCGACGCCGACAATGTTGTGGTACGACTACGAAACCACCGGCACCGATCCGGTGCGCGACCGTCCCGCGCAATTCGCCGCGCTGCGCACCGACATGGCGCTGCAACCCATTGGCGAACCCATCACGCTGTATTGCGCGCCCGCGCCCGACGTGCTGCCGCAGCCCGAAGCCTGCCTGATCACCGGCATCACGCCGCAGGATGCGGCGCGCGAAGGCATCGTGGAAGCCGAGTTTGCCGGCCGCGTGCACGAACTTCTCGCCGAACCCGGCACCTGTTCCGCCGGCTACAACTCGATCCGCTTCGACGACGAAGTGAATCGCAACCTGTTCTACCGCAACTTCTTCGATCCTTACGAACACTGCTGGAAGAACGGCAACGCGCGCTGGGACATCATGGATCTGGCGCGCGCCTGCTATGCACTGCGCCCGGATGGCATCAAGTGGCCGTTGCGCGACGATGGCTCGCCGTCATTCAAGCTGGAGCACCTGGCGCAAGAAAACCGACTGGAGCAGGCGCGCGCGCACGACGCGACGTCCGACGCGATCGCCACCGTCGCGCTGGCGCGATTGCTGCGCGAACGCCAGCCGCGGCTGTACGAATGGTGTTTCGCGCTGCGGCACAAGCGCACCGTGATACCGCAGCTTGCCAACGCGCTCGTGGAACGGCGTCCGCTGCTGCACGTATCGCACAAGTACGCCGCGCAGCGCGGCTGCCTTGCGATGGTCGTGCCGATCGCCGAGCATCCGACGCGCGAAGGCAGCTTCATCGTCGCCGACCTCGATGTCGATCCCGATGCATGGACCGCGCTCGATCCCGAGGATTTGACGGAGCGCATGTTCACCCGGCGCGCCGATCTTCCCGAAGACATCGAACGTCCGCCGCTGAAAGAAGTCCACGCGAATCGTTCGCCGTTCCTTGCGCCGATCGAAACGCTGCGCGAAGTGGATACACGGCGCATCGGGCTCGATCCCGATCGTTGTCTTGAAAACCTCAAACGCATCCGCGCCTGCGATGGGCTGGCCGAACGCGTGCGGCAGGCTTTCGCATTGCGCGAACCGCGCCGAACCGACGACGAAGACCCGGAACTGATGCTGTACTCGGGTTTCGCGTCCGATGTGGACCGCAAGCGCTTCGGCGATGTGCGCGCCACGCCGCCCGAACGACTCGGCGTGACCGGATTCCACTTCGGCGATCCACGCTACGAAGAACTGCTGTTCCGCTACCGCGCACGCAACTGGCCGGCATCGCTGGATGCAGACGAACGCGAGCGCTGGTTCGCTTTCGTGCGCGAAAAGCTGACGCGCGAATTGGGCGGATTGACCCTCGCGCAATACCTCGCAACCATCGCGCGCTTGCGCGTCGAGACGCCGCCTGGCCCGCAACAAGTCTTGCTGGACCGCCTGCAAGCCTGGGGCGAAACCGTTCGCTCCGAATTCGGATTCGAAACACCCCCTCTCCCCCAAACGGCTTCACCGTTTGGGGGAGAGGCGGCCGACGGCCGCGCGCATAGCGCTGGGTGA
- a CDS encoding 6-phosphogluconolactonase, eukaryotic type — translation MIRVPAALPAQVLRWHEFPDDTSLLANALARVLAASRDAIAQHGAFDIVLAGGNTPRKLYRTLCHADTDWTRWHAWFGDERCAPPDDPDRNSRMARDEWLDHVAIPAANVHPIPAESGARDAAVLYARELRGVDAFDLVLLGLGEDGHTASLFPGHDWGAHTDSPDALAVSNAPKPPPERVSLSAQRLSRARHVLFLVEGARKRDAITAWKRGDAIPAASIAPEAGVDVLLDAAAAA, via the coding sequence ATGATCCGCGTACCCGCCGCCCTGCCCGCGCAAGTCCTGCGCTGGCACGAGTTTCCCGACGACACTTCACTGCTCGCCAATGCGTTGGCGCGCGTGCTCGCCGCGTCGCGCGACGCCATCGCGCAACACGGCGCGTTCGACATCGTGCTGGCCGGCGGCAACACCCCGCGCAAGCTCTATCGCACGCTGTGCCACGCCGACACCGACTGGACGCGCTGGCACGCCTGGTTCGGCGATGAGCGCTGCGCGCCGCCCGACGATCCCGACCGCAACAGCCGCATGGCGCGCGACGAATGGCTCGACCACGTCGCCATTCCCGCCGCCAACGTGCACCCGATTCCCGCCGAATCCGGCGCGCGCGACGCGGCAGTTCTCTACGCGCGCGAATTGCGCGGTGTCGATGCATTCGACCTGGTGCTGCTGGGCCTGGGCGAAGACGGCCATACCGCCAGCCTGTTTCCCGGACACGACTGGGGCGCGCACACCGATTCGCCGGATGCGCTCGCCGTGTCCAACGCACCCAAGCCGCCGCCGGAACGCGTCAGCTTGAGCGCGCAACGCCTGTCGCGCGCGCGGCACGTGCTGTTCCTCGTCGAAGGCGCCCGCAAGCGCGATGCGATCACGGCATGGAAACGCGGCGATGCGATTCCCGCCGCTTCCATTGCGCCGGAAGCCGGCGTGGATGTGCTGCTGGATGCCGCGGCCGCGGCTTGA
- a CDS encoding Putative transport protein yields the protein MTDQASATLSRDARAFIVLVSLVQALLLYLAWLGHERVWWWLSPYTPQVYWYTLILAVPTTMTLSVHRLDDRRFWQNALGVAIVYALLASWAAWSVTGAPGIDIASVLAPFAITVGGALFVAWPFLQCRQESGHWRAAYPELFDHAWQNGLTLVVALLFTGVCWVVLTLWAQLFALVHIHFFKDLFFDNKPFAYFATGLFAGLGILIGRTQQHPLRVARQILFAVCRGLLPMLALVALMFLASLPFTGLAPLWATRSAASLLLGLLLLLVVFVNAVWQDGVGVKPYPRALRWLIDAALILSPIYAALALYALALRIGQYGWTDQRFWAVLVAVVLACHAIGYALAALRVKGEWLLWLRRVNVALAGVVIVLAILANSPALDPYRISVGSQIARLHSGRVAPGKLDLAELRFDSGRRGYQAAVALQRDPAMRADSAALAKLTHIVARQQRQQWLTDAQQKQLSVPTVAALRAQIALAPGAVAPDDAWYSMVLASRLAIATECTMRGSDCVLLTPDLRGDGRHQALLCDVEAQAFVTVCQLFARDAQAQWKPVESMTFPPLHPGSNDAVRANLRSGRLQTEWPYWPNVKAAGIKADVGSTWKFDTPPADSSTSSASH from the coding sequence ATGACCGACCAAGCATCCGCGACGTTGTCCCGCGACGCCCGCGCCTTCATCGTGCTGGTGTCGCTGGTGCAGGCCTTGTTGCTGTACCTGGCGTGGCTGGGGCACGAGCGCGTATGGTGGTGGCTTTCGCCGTACACGCCGCAGGTGTACTGGTACACGCTGATCCTCGCGGTGCCGACCACGATGACGCTGTCGGTGCACCGACTCGACGACCGGCGTTTCTGGCAGAACGCGCTGGGTGTCGCGATCGTGTATGCGCTGCTCGCGAGCTGGGCCGCGTGGAGCGTCACCGGCGCGCCCGGCATCGACATCGCGTCGGTGCTGGCGCCGTTCGCGATCACCGTCGGCGGCGCGTTGTTCGTGGCGTGGCCGTTCCTGCAATGCCGCCAGGAGAGCGGTCACTGGCGCGCCGCCTATCCGGAATTGTTCGATCACGCCTGGCAGAACGGATTGACCCTTGTCGTCGCGCTGCTGTTCACCGGCGTGTGCTGGGTGGTGCTGACGCTGTGGGCGCAACTGTTCGCGCTGGTGCACATCCATTTCTTCAAGGATCTGTTTTTCGACAACAAGCCGTTCGCGTACTTCGCCACTGGGTTGTTCGCGGGGCTCGGCATCCTGATCGGGCGCACGCAGCAGCACCCATTGCGCGTGGCACGCCAGATCCTGTTCGCGGTGTGCCGCGGCCTGCTGCCGATGCTGGCGCTGGTCGCCTTGATGTTCCTCGCGAGCCTGCCGTTCACGGGCCTGGCGCCGCTTTGGGCGACGCGTTCGGCCGCCAGTCTGTTGCTGGGCCTGTTGCTGTTGCTGGTGGTGTTCGTCAACGCGGTGTGGCAGGACGGTGTCGGCGTGAAGCCGTATCCACGTGCCTTGCGATGGTTGATCGACGCGGCGCTGATCCTGTCGCCAATCTATGCGGCGCTGGCCTTGTACGCACTCGCGTTGCGCATCGGCCAGTACGGCTGGACCGACCAGCGTTTCTGGGCCGTGCTGGTGGCGGTGGTGCTCGCGTGCCATGCAATCGGCTATGCATTGGCGGCGCTGCGTGTGAAGGGCGAATGGCTGCTGTGGTTGCGGCGGGTGAACGTGGCGCTGGCGGGCGTGGTGATCGTGCTGGCGATCCTTGCCAATTCGCCCGCGCTCGATCCGTATCGCATTAGCGTGGGCAGCCAGATCGCGCGATTGCACAGTGGCCGCGTCGCGCCCGGCAAACTCGACCTGGCCGAGTTGCGTTTCGACAGCGGGCGGCGCGGGTATCAGGCCGCAGTCGCGCTGCAACGCGATCCCGCGATGCGTGCCGATTCCGCGGCACTGGCGAAACTGACGCACATCGTTGCGCGCCAGCAACGGCAACAATGGCTGACGGACGCGCAGCAGAAGCAGCTGTCGGTTCCCACGGTTGCCGCGTTGCGCGCGCAGATCGCGCTTGCGCCCGGAGCCGTGGCGCCGGACGACGCCTGGTACTCAATGGTGCTGGCGAGCAGGCTGGCGATCGCCACGGAATGCACCATGCGCGGATCGGATTGTGTGCTGTTGACCCCGGATTTGCGGGGCGACGGGCGGCATCAAGCTTTGTTGTGCGATGTCGAAGCGCAGGCGTTCGTGACGGTATGCCAATTGTTCGCGCGCGATGCGCAGGCACAGTGGAAACCGGTCGAATCGATGACGTTTCCGCCGCTGCATCCAGGCAGCAACGATGCCGTTCGCGCGAACCTGCGTTCGGGGCGATTGCAAACCGAATGGCCGTACTGGCCCAACGTCAAGGCCGCGGGCATCAAGGCCGACGTCGGCTCGACGTGGAAGTTCGATACGCCGCCGGCGGATTCGTCGACATCGTCAGCGAGTCATTGA
- a CDS encoding 6-phosphogluconate dehydrogenase, decarboxylating, producing MQLGMIGLGKMGNFMAQRLMKAGHDVIGFDPNGDARKALADAGGKAVDSLDKLVEALQPPRAVWVMVPAGKIVDQTVAALNDKLAKGDAVIDGGNSNYKDDQRHAAELAPKGIDYVDCGTSGGVWGLKEGYSMMVGGDEKVVDRLKPIFEALAPGKDKGWGRVGPVGSGHFVKMVHNGIEYGMMQAYAEGFAIFKHKDEYELDLGQIAEIWRYGSVVRSWLLDLTADALQRNPDMQGIAPYVVDSGEGRWTVAEAIDLDVPAPIITASLIERLRSRDSDSFTDKLLSAMRNEFGGHAMKKE from the coding sequence ATGCAACTCGGAATGATCGGCCTCGGCAAGATGGGCAACTTCATGGCGCAGCGCCTGATGAAGGCCGGCCATGACGTGATCGGATTCGATCCCAACGGCGACGCGCGCAAGGCGCTCGCGGACGCCGGCGGCAAGGCCGTCGATTCGCTCGACAAGCTGGTCGAGGCGCTGCAGCCGCCGCGCGCGGTGTGGGTGATGGTGCCGGCCGGCAAGATCGTCGACCAGACCGTCGCCGCGTTGAACGACAAACTCGCCAAGGGCGACGCCGTGATCGACGGCGGCAATTCCAACTACAAGGACGACCAGCGCCATGCGGCGGAACTCGCGCCCAAAGGCATCGACTACGTCGACTGCGGCACCAGCGGCGGCGTGTGGGGATTGAAGGAAGGCTACAGCATGATGGTCGGCGGCGACGAGAAAGTCGTCGATCGACTGAAGCCGATCTTCGAAGCGCTGGCACCCGGCAAGGACAAGGGCTGGGGCCGCGTCGGCCCGGTCGGTTCGGGCCACTTCGTCAAGATGGTCCACAACGGCATCGAATACGGAATGATGCAGGCCTACGCCGAAGGCTTCGCGATTTTCAAACACAAGGACGAGTACGAACTCGATCTCGGACAGATCGCCGAGATCTGGCGCTACGGTTCGGTGGTGCGCTCGTGGCTGCTCGACCTCACCGCCGACGCGCTGCAACGCAACCCCGACATGCAGGGCATAGCGCCCTACGTGGTCGATTCCGGCGAAGGCCGCTGGACCGTCGCCGAAGCCATCGACCTCGACGTGCCCGCGCCCATCATCACGGCCTCGCTGATCGAGCGCCTGCGTTCGCGCGACAGCGATTCGTTCACCGACAAATTGCTGTCGGCGATGCGCAACGAATTCGGCGGCCACGCGATGAAGAAGGAATGA